The Clostridium cylindrosporum DSM 605 genomic interval CTATAGGTGTACTCTTTATTATACTAGTTTTCCTTTTTGCTTACATTGCTTCTATACCTTTCACTGGGGTATATTGTAAGGATAATGATCCACGGTAGCATAAAATTCAATATTAATAGGACAAAAATAATTGTAACAATAAGTATTTGAGTGTTTTGTAGTAAACATTTCAATGAGTTATTATTTATAAAACTACTATATATAATCATACATATAAATATATTTATAATAGAATATATTATTGTAGTAATCCTCAATGGAAAGTTTCCCATCCAGACCTTCATTATCTTAAACTCTGACATAGAGTTTTTCTTAAGATAAATTAAGTAGATTATAGTAAACTCAATTATTCTCCCAGGTAAAGTTAACTTAAAATTCATTATAGCAGATTGGTTTATTATATCTCCGTCTAAACTAAGTACATAAAAAATCATACCTACTGTTGTTAGCTGTATTATCATAAACACTACCACACTAAAAAGCAAATACATAACTACCTTAAAGACCTTCTTTGTCTTTAACAGTATACATATCATTATCACCATACTTAATATGTTTATAATTAGATTAAGGTTCTCATTAATATGTAAAACATATACCATTATATTAGATAGAATAGCGCTAGGTACTACTACTATAGATAGAACCTTAATTAAATTAATCTTTAATAAATACTTATCTATGTAATCAAACCTTTTCATAAATATTAATGCCATAGCTACTATAAAAATCTCCTCAGGAATTGAGCATAATAGTATATTTAACACTATATCATTGGTTGTCAAAATATCACCTCTATGTAAAACACTTATTACATACCATCCTTATAATAATTATAAACCACTTAAATGAATAACAAAAGAATTTCCCAATTTTTATAAATATTTTCCACATAATTCTGTAATCTTATACACAAAAAGGTTAACCTATAGACTACAATCTACAAGTTAACCTTTTCTTACATAAACACCTATATGTTAATACTATTCGTTTAAAAGTATTAATTGATCAAGAATCTTCTTGGCATTTACAGATGATTCTGCATCACTTACCTCAATACCCATATATGTATTAAGTAACTTAGGAGTATTTTTACTTTCTATTATATTAACCTTAATCTTATCACTTTTATCCCTTATCTTCTCAGCTCTTTCTAAACTCTCTCTATAATTAAGTGCCTCTCTATCTGGTATTCTAATTACTACAGTATCCTTCTCCCTAACAAGATTACTCCTGTTAAATTCGATTATATTGTAGTTAATACTATCCTTAGAATCCTCCTTAATAACATTCTCAACATCACTTACAGAATCAAGAGATCCTAGAATCTTTATATTCATATGTTTAGCAAGCTTTTCCCCAAGTCCCTTTAGGATATTCTCTGTTTCCTTGGAGTTTTCCTTATTGGTAGTAAAAAGAATTATACCCCTCATACCTTGATTCATTACAGACTCACTTTCAATCTTATTTATAATATACATAAGATACCCAACAGCAAGTACCGTGAAAGAAATCACCAAGCCTACAACAAGAATCTTAAACTTCCTCATATACCCTCCATAAAAGTATTTGCTATAACCAATATATGAAGGGAGAATTTAGATTATGAATGGAAGAGTAAGCGTCTTGCAAGTAGTTAAGATTAATGTATAAATAAGACTTTTATACCTATCTGAAAAGTCATATCAAAAATCTTATCTCTAGTGTAATATTGTTTAAATAGGATTAGTTTCATGCGAAAACTAGGGCTATCAAAACCGATGTGCTTGAGCTGACTGCTAGATATTCTTAACGAAAGTATTAATTTTAGCCTTAGTATGGCTGCATGTTTGAGCCTTTAGGCGAGTTTGCGCCAAACTTAGGCTAAAGTTAATACTGAGTTTTAGAATATCTGCAGGCAATCTCACCGCATTGAGGTTTTGATAGCCCTAGTTGTAGCTTCACTTACCCTATTTAAACTTAATATGAAACTCCCAATCTCCACTTTTATAGTTTCCTGAGACTTCATATTTTGTTACTTTACCTTCTTTATCCCTAACTGATATAACAGCTTCACTTGATGTGTTGTTATATTTTCCTGTTTTTACTTCTATACTATAATCGAAGTTTTTAGAATCAGTTGGGAAATTTACTGATATTTTATTTGCACTTACACTGTTTAGAATACTCTTTTGGTCTACTGAGGTTATTGACCTTGTAACTGAATAGTCCTTACCTATATCAGCTACAACCTTGCTTCCCTCTTTCATTCCATGCTTCTTTATAATTGTGCTAATAAGGGATATGTAATACTCTGGTACATTTACTAGGTCGTTTTTCTTCATAAGTCTTTTCATGAATATGTCTTCTATACTTCTCGATATTCTGTATAGCTTTCCATTCATGTCTATAAGGTTAGCCTCACTTGAATCCGTAACCCCTGCTATATACTTAAAGTTACCAACACTTCTAGTTCCATCATATAGCTCAAATACGAAGTCAGGCTCAAGTCCTGGATCTTCCTTGGCTATTCTAGCCTTTTCTATATATCCCTTGAATCTTTCCATACTCTTTTTATCTATAATCGTATATCTTCCCGCATATCTCGCATTGGTAATTGTTATTCTTTCTATTTGTGCATTTTGCATAGCTTTCTTGATTTCTACTGCACTACCACCACCTGAACAAGCAGAAAGTAGTATAGTAAATATTAAAATAGCTACTATGGATATTGTTTTTTTCAATTTTCTCACCTACTTTAGTGTTTTTCCCATTAGATAAATATCGTAGAACCTACTATCTACAAGCATACCCTTTGATATTCTTCCCTCTATCTGAAATCCGAACTTTAGGTAAAGGCTTATTGCTGGTATATTGTCTTCTCTAACTAATAGGTCTATCTTCTTAGTTATTCCGTTTGACTTAGCCCACTTTAGGAAACAGTCCATAAGAGCCTTTCCAACACCTACTCCCCAAAAGTCTTTAAGTACTGCTATACCCATTTCCCCTCTATGTTCCATTCGTTTTCTACTTGAAGATAAAAAAGTAACAGATGCTACTATCTTACCATCTATTATCCCAACTAAAAAGCACGAATTTCTGGAATCTTTCAATCTACTTATATATGAATACTGTTGATCATAGGTCATGTAATATTCTCCTTTAGAGTAGGAAAGATTACTCGTTTCACCTGCAACCTGATTGGAAATATTCAAAATTTCCTCAGTATCTTCAACAACTGCCTTTCTTATACAAAGGCTTTTTGAATTTTTTAGAGTATATATATACAACGTCTTCTCCCCTTTAGTCTATAGATTTAGATTCCCTACTTCCTAGTAAACCCTTAATGCTAGAAAGTCATGGATTATTCCATGTATAGAAACTCTAGTATAAATTTCATTCTAATAACTTTAATCGCCTATCTAGAAGATATTCTTCATAAAATATTCTAGAAATAAAATTACACCTTAATAGAATTTATCTTCTACATGATTGATATCATTTCCTTGTTTTTTAATATGAAGTATATTCGCATATAGCACTTTTGGTGTATAAGAGGAAAAATTAGTCTCGTTTACTTATTCTTTATGTAAATTTGTTTACCATCTTTAAGTATGTTCTCTTTAAGACCATCCTTTTTTATATCCTCAAAATTTATAAGATCTACTGTATATATTATATCAAGTTCATAAATTGCATCTCTTAGTAAATTAAGTCTAGTAGAAGTTATTCTAGTTCCAAACAAAGCTATATCTATATCCGATGTAGTTTTATAGTCTCCTCTTGCCCTAGACCCAAAAATCATAGCCTTCTCTATCTCTTGAAATTTTTCTAACTGCTTTACTATGGACCCTATTACATAATCTTTAAGACCAAACATCATCATCAACAACCTTCATGCTTAATATATTCTTCATATTCTCAAGCTCACAAAAATATTTATCTATTATTTTTTTATAAATAATTTCTACCAATTCCTCATCATAAACATGTGATGTAAGATTTCTATCCTTAAGCATATCTATCCATAGTTCCCCATCACTGATAAGTCCATACTTAAATCCTTCTCTGAATGTAGAGCGAGGACTTTTAGCTTCTTCTATACCTTCATTTTCTAAAAATACCTTCATAGACT includes:
- a CDS encoding GNAT family N-acetyltransferase, whose translation is MYIYTLKNSKSLCIRKAVVEDTEEILNISNQVAGETSNLSYSKGEYYMTYDQQYSYISRLKDSRNSCFLVGIIDGKIVASVTFLSSSRKRMEHRGEMGIAVLKDFWGVGVGKALMDCFLKWAKSNGITKKIDLLVREDNIPAISLYLKFGFQIEGRISKGMLVDSRFYDIYLMGKTLK
- a CDS encoding nucleotidyltransferase domain-containing protein; protein product: MMMFGLKDYVIGSIVKQLEKFQEIEKAMIFGSRARGDYKTTSDIDIALFGTRITSTRLNLLRDAIYELDIIYTVDLINFEDIKKDGLKENILKDGKQIYIKNK
- a CDS encoding nucleotidyltransferase substrate binding protein, whose product is MSKRWEERIDDFSRAVLRLKEAIEESSNNVESTVLKDGVIQRFEFTYELCWKSMKVFLENEGIEEAKSPRSTFREGFKYGLISDGELWIDMLKDRNLTSHVYDEELVEIIYKKIIDKYFCELENMKNILSMKVVDDDVWS